From Candidatus Neomarinimicrobiota bacterium, the proteins below share one genomic window:
- the rplK gene encoding 50S ribosomal protein L11, translated as MAKKIVAVIKLQLPAGQANPSPPVGPALGQHGVNIMEFCKAYNAKTTDKMGLIIPVVITVYGDRSFTFITKTPPAAVLLKKAAKIQKGSPESNKVKVGKVSRKDLQEIAELKMQDLNAHTVEAAMEMIAGTARSMGLQVEG; from the coding sequence ATGGCAAAGAAAATAGTAGCTGTCATCAAATTGCAACTCCCTGCAGGACAAGCAAATCCCTCACCACCGGTCGGTCCGGCTTTGGGACAGCACGGGGTGAATATCATGGAGTTTTGTAAAGCATATAATGCCAAAACGACTGATAAAATGGGTTTAATTATACCGGTTGTCATTACAGTATACGGAGACCGGTCTTTTACCTTTATTACCAAAACCCCCCCTGCGGCAGTATTGCTAAAGAAAGCGGCAAAGATCCAAAAGGGATCTCCCGAATCGAACAAAGTGAAAGTCGGGAAAGTCTCCCGAAAAGATCTTCAGGAGATCGCTGAATTGAAGATGCAGGACCTGAATGCTCATACAGTGGAGGCGGCCATGGAAATGATCGCCGGTACTGCAAGAAGTATGGGCCTGCAGGTTGAAGGATAG
- the nusG gene encoding transcription termination/antitermination protein NusG, with the protein MADRILYEAEARKLRDYIEEVLVPTENVVEMREGKKRSRVKVFYPGYIMIKMELTKETKYFIENVSGVISFVGPKGRPQALTENEVRRIQGEVEKKDGREVIATPFSVGDPVKIVDGPFMDFTGVVQEINEEKKKLKIMVSIFGRSTPVELDYLQVEREK; encoded by the coding sequence GTGGCTGATCGTATCCTGTACGAGGCGGAAGCCCGTAAACTCAGGGATTATATCGAAGAGGTTCTGGTCCCGACGGAAAATGTGGTCGAAATGCGCGAAGGGAAAAAACGGTCCCGGGTAAAAGTGTTCTATCCCGGATATATTATGATCAAGATGGAACTCACGAAAGAGACGAAGTACTTTATTGAAAATGTATCTGGTGTCATCAGTTTTGTCGGACCCAAAGGGCGCCCCCAGGCTCTGACAGAGAATGAGGTCCGCCGAATACAGGGTGAAGTGGAAAAGAAAGACGGACGTGAAGTGATCGCCACACCCTTTTCTGTGGGTGATCCTGTGAAGATTGTGGACGGCCCCTTTATGGATTTTACCGGGGTGGTTCAGGAAATCAATGAAGAGAAGAAAAAATTGAAAATTATGGTCAGTATCTTCGGCAGATCTACGCCGGTTGAACTGGACTATTTACAAGTTGAACGAGAAAAATAG
- the tuf_2 gene encoding elongation factor Tu, with translation MAKKKFERTKPHVNIGTIGHVDHGKTTLTAAITYVLAKAGGAELRSFDSIDNAPEERERGITIATAHVEYETSKRHYAHVDCPGHADYIKNMITGAAQMDGAILVVSAADGPMPQTREHVLLARQVNVPSIVVFMNKVDMVDDPELLDLVEMELRELLDEYEFPGDEVPIIRGSALEALNNPDDDEKTKCIYELMEAVDSYIPEPVRAVDKPFLMPVEDVFSITGRGTVGTGRIERGIVRVGDEVEIVGIEKEIKKTVVTGVEMFRKLLDQGQAGDNAGLLLRGIDKNYLRRGMVLAKPGSITPHTKFKAEVYILKKEEGGRHTPFVKGYRPQFYFRTTDVTGSVELPEGVEMVMPGDKITFTVELIVPIAMEKELRFAIREGGRTVGAGVVTDIIE, from the coding sequence ATGGCAAAGAAAAAATTTGAAAGAACGAAGCCGCATGTGAACATCGGAACGATCGGTCATGTGGATCACGGCAAAACGACGCTGACGGCAGCCATCACGTATGTATTGGCGAAGGCCGGCGGAGCAGAGCTTCGCTCCTTTGACAGTATTGACAACGCCCCTGAGGAACGGGAACGTGGAATTACGATTGCCACAGCCCATGTGGAATATGAGACGTCCAAACGTCATTATGCCCATGTGGATTGTCCGGGACACGCGGATTACATCAAGAACATGATCACGGGAGCAGCCCAGATGGATGGAGCGATCCTGGTGGTAAGTGCGGCTGACGGCCCCATGCCCCAGACCCGGGAACACGTTTTATTGGCACGTCAGGTGAATGTGCCTTCCATCGTGGTATTTATGAACAAGGTGGATATGGTGGATGATCCGGAGCTGTTGGATCTGGTGGAGATGGAACTTCGTGAACTTCTGGATGAATACGAATTTCCGGGAGACGAGGTACCGATTATCCGTGGATCCGCCCTTGAGGCGCTGAACAATCCGGATGACGACGAGAAGACAAAGTGCATCTACGAGCTGATGGAAGCGGTGGACAGTTATATCCCGGAACCGGTACGTGCGGTGGACAAGCCGTTTTTGATGCCGGTGGAAGATGTTTTTTCGATCACAGGCCGAGGGACCGTGGGAACAGGCCGTATAGAACGTGGAATCGTTCGTGTGGGCGATGAAGTGGAGATTGTCGGTATTGAGAAAGAGATCAAGAAGACGGTTGTCACAGGCGTGGAGATGTTCCGGAAGCTTCTGGATCAGGGCCAGGCCGGCGACAATGCAGGTCTTCTGTTGCGGGGAATTGACAAGAACTATCTCCGTCGCGGAATGGTTTTGGCGAAACCGGGATCGATTACGCCCCATACCAAGTTCAAGGCAGAGGTCTACATTCTGAAGAAAGAAGAAGGCGGTCGCCATACACCGTTCGTAAAAGGATACCGTCCCCAGTTTTATTTTCGGACCACGGATGTGACGGGATCGGTGGAACTGCCGGAAGGCGTCGAGATGGTCATGCCGGGTGACAAGATCACCTTTACGGTGGAACTGATCGTCCCCATCGCCATGGAAAAAGAGTTGCGGTTTGCCATCCGTGAAGGCGGACGGACCGTAGGTGCCGGTGTTGTGACGGACATTATTGAATAA
- a CDS encoding hypothetical protein (frameshifted, insertion/deletion at around 1907861;~possible pseudo due to internal stop codon), with protein MTKKRILIVEDERIIAEDLRVTLESFGYEVIDIISSGENAIKKAGETLPDLILMDMVLEGEMRGSEAAENIHRKYDTPIIFLTAYADENTLNMAKASEPYGYLIKPFEERELQATIEMFFYKIDLEQKLESSELRLRSLFEKAHDGIIIVDEHKHILEINEVAIHISGYSRDELLKKEYQDILPDLDLHTIQDEKTKSHVVETFILSQNKDQIPVEISHSNYTLQNERFIMLVFRDISERIRNREILERRDQILEAVGVVAERLLSSDQIDKAMNESLKHIGEATSADRCYIFKNVLNPQNELCMTLKYEWTHETIAPQLNNDLLQNMPYEVNADNIYAVLSQNKIYHKNARDFNEAEKIILGGQDIQSLVLVPISVDNAWWGFIGLDDCHEEKEWAPAEIEALKVVAGTIGAAIQNYNARINIQKSEDKYRLLVDSINDGIVISQNGEFIFYNKRFAEILGYEPEELQNINYRKIYSRRGLKILMERLEKRQLGEKVPGRYETYFLKKDGKEIDVEVNVSIIEYEGNPASFAIIRDITEQKEAINEILKLSRALEQSSSSIIITDIKSGIEYVNPRFTEVTGYSKEDVLGKKMSHLKSGVNPEDTYQELWETIIQGENWYGELQNKRKDGTLFWEKVSISPIRDNHGQITHYVAIRDDITDQKQQEEELRESEEKLRAITDSASDGIVMVDHKARIVFWNPSAEKIFGYTAEEILGKNFFHAIVPQKYKEKFDTESFDGKFPDEMLGSGFEINITRKDHKEISIEASFSSVRLQGHWNTIAIIRDISERKQAEQEINMLAHAIKSISEAVSVTDLNDRIIFVNNAFIKTYGYTRDELIGKHISLIRTDEMMNDSVLLESIRNGTLDGGWQGEVLNRRKDGTVFPVMLSTSLLHDENGVPRASIGVARDISERKQSEKELYQSRERLNIILHSIGNGVVVIDSKDRVIIYNEKARELLNLSDPLEPIPHVRDMLIHCEQHGKVLLDSLDTGAFSNLEIIVTEPDHRILYVTGTTFEDVDGESAGKVFILRDVTKEREIDRMKTDFVSSVSHELRTPLTSIMGFSNTILRKEKMPEDMKKEFIEIIYNESKRLARLIEDVLSISKIESGKITFEMKPLNLDEVIQDAVTIYRTQAEDKQIDLTYEKDETLPEILGDRDAMSQVIVNLISNALKFTPTKGNIDVRLKHKDGQIVLDVEDNGMGIPKNEQDKIFQKFYRIHRPGTQIQGTGLGLSIVMEIIEKHKGKIEIFSEENMGSLFRISLPVFGN; from the coding sequence ATGACAAAGAAACGAATTTTGATTGTTGAAGATGAGCGGATCATAGCTGAAGATCTTCGGGTCACCCTTGAGAGTTTTGGATATGAAGTGATCGATATTATATCCAGCGGAGAAAATGCCATCAAAAAAGCGGGAGAAACCCTGCCGGATTTAATCCTCATGGATATGGTTCTTGAGGGAGAAATGCGGGGATCTGAAGCCGCAGAAAACATTCACCGGAAATATGACACCCCTATTATTTTTCTGACAGCTTATGCCGATGAAAACACACTGAATATGGCCAAGGCTTCTGAGCCCTACGGTTATTTAATCAAGCCCTTTGAAGAACGTGAACTTCAGGCAACAATTGAGATGTTTTTCTACAAAATTGACCTGGAGCAAAAGCTGGAAAGCAGTGAACTCCGTTTGCGTTCACTTTTTGAAAAAGCACATGATGGAATCATCATTGTCGATGAGCACAAACACATTCTGGAAATCAATGAAGTGGCTATTCACATCAGTGGATATAGCCGGGATGAACTTCTGAAAAAAGAATATCAGGACATACTGCCGGATTTGGATCTGCACACCATTCAGGATGAGAAGACAAAAAGCCATGTCGTTGAAACTTTTATCCTGAGCCAAAACAAAGATCAGATCCCTGTGGAAATATCCCACTCAAACTACACGCTCCAGAATGAACGATTCATCATGCTGGTTTTTCGGGACATATCCGAACGGATACGGAACCGTGAAATCCTGGAAAGGCGGGATCAAATCCTGGAAGCGGTGGGTGTTGTTGCTGAACGGCTTTTATCCAGTGATCAGATTGACAAGGCCATGAACGAGAGTCTGAAACATATTGGAGAGGCAACCTCAGCCGATCGCTGTTATATTTTTAAAAACGTACTGAATCCTCAAAATGAACTCTGCATGACCCTGAAGTATGAGTGGACCCATGAGACCATTGCTCCTCAGTTAAACAATGATCTTTTACAGAATATGCCCTATGAAGTAAATGCCGATAACATATATGCAGTCCTTTCTCAAAATAAAATATATCACAAAAATGCCAGGGATTTTAACGAAGCAGAAAAAATCATTCTGGGTGGGCAGGATATCCAATCCCTGGTGCTGGTACCTATTTCAGTCGACAATGCCTGGTGGGGCTTTATCGGTCTGGATGATTGCCATGAGGAAAAAGAGTGGGCGCCGGCGGAAATCGAAGCCCTGAAAGTCGTGGCAGGCACCATCGGGGCCGCCATTCAGAATTATAATGCCCGAATCAATATTCAGAAATCCGAGGATAAATACAGACTTCTGGTAGACAGTATCAATGATGGAATTGTCATCAGTCAAAACGGGGAGTTTATCTTTTATAACAAACGTTTTGCAGAAATCCTGGGGTATGAACCTGAAGAACTTCAAAATATCAACTACCGGAAAATATATTCCAGGCGGGGACTGAAAATATTGATGGAACGTTTAGAAAAGCGCCAGCTGGGTGAAAAAGTCCCTGGACGATACGAAACCTATTTTCTGAAAAAAGACGGAAAAGAGATCGATGTTGAAGTCAATGTTTCCATAATTGAATATGAAGGGAATCCGGCATCCTTTGCCATTATCCGGGATATTACGGAACAGAAAGAAGCCATCAACGAAATTCTGAAACTATCCCGGGCTCTGGAACAGAGTTCATCCTCCATCATCATTACAGATATTAAAAGCGGCATAGAATATGTAAATCCCCGCTTTACGGAAGTCACCGGATATTCTAAAGAAGACGTTCTGGGAAAAAAGATGTCTCACCTGAAATCCGGAGTCAATCCCGAGGATACTTATCAGGAATTGTGGGAAACCATCATCCAGGGTGAGAACTGGTACGGAGAATTGCAGAACAAGCGAAAAGATGGAACATTATTCTGGGAAAAGGTCTCGATATCCCCTATCCGGGACAATCATGGTCAGATCACCCATTACGTGGCCATCCGGGATGATATTACCGATCAAAAGCAGCAGGAAGAGGAACTCCGGGAGAGTGAGGAAAAACTCCGGGCCATCACTGATTCGGCCAGTGACGGTATTGTGATGGTTGATCACAAAGCCAGGATTGTCTTCTGGAATCCTTCTGCTGAGAAAATATTTGGATACACAGCCGAAGAGATTCTGGGAAAGAATTTCTTTCATGCCATTGTTCCTCAGAAATATAAAGAAAAATTTGATACAGAATCGTTTGATGGAAAATTTCCGGATGAAATGTTAGGCAGCGGATTTGAAATCAACATCACCCGAAAAGATCATAAGGAAATATCCATTGAAGCCTCATTTTCGTCAGTCCGTCTGCAGGGACACTGGAACACCATTGCCATCATCCGGGATATTTCCGAACGGAAGCAGGCTGAGCAGGAAATCAACATGCTGGCACATGCCATCAAAAGCATCAGTGAGGCTGTATCCGTTACTGATCTGAACGACCGGATCATTTTCGTGAACAATGCATTTATCAAAACCTACGGGTATACACGGGATGAACTTATCGGGAAGCATATCAGTCTGATCCGGACAGACGAAATGATGAATGACAGTGTTTTATTGGAATCCATCCGCAATGGGACCCTGGACGGCGGCTGGCAGGGAGAAGTGTTAAACCGGCGAAAAGATGGCACTGTTTTTCCTGTGATGTTATCCACCTCCCTTCTCCATGATGAAAACGGTGTACCACGGGCGTCCATTGGGGTGGCGCGGGATATTTCTGAACGGAAACAATCCGAAAAAGAGCTATATCAAAGCCGGGAGCGGTTGAATATCATCCTCCACAGCATTGGTAACGGAGTGGTTGTGATCGATTCTAAAGACCGGGTGATCATCTACAATGAAAAAGCGCGGGAACTTCTGAATCTCTCGGATCCTTTGGAGCCCATCCCTCATGTACGGGATATGCTGATTCATTGTGAACAACACGGAAAGGTTTTACTGGATTCATTGGATACCGGTGCTTTTTCCAATCTGGAGATTATCGTTACCGAACCGGATCACCGGATTCTTTATGTCACCGGGACAACCTTTGAGGATGTGGACGGTGAATCTGCAGGTAAGGTGTTTATTTTACGGGATGTCACCAAAGAGCGTGAAATCGACCGGATGAAAACGGATTTTGTCTCCAGTGTATCCCATGAACTCCGGACCCCTCTTACATCCATTATGGGTTTTTCCAATACAATTCTCCGAAAAGAAAAGATGCCTGAGGATATGAAAAAAGAGTTTATTGAGATCATTTACAATGAAAGCAAGCGCCTTGCCCGCCTGATTGAAGACGTCCTCAGCATATCCAAAATCGAGTCCGGCAAAATTACCTTTGAAATGAAGCCTTTGAATCTGGATGAAGTGATCCAGGATGCCGTGACAATTTACAGGACCCAGGCAGAAGACAAGCAAATAGATTTGACGTATGAAAAAGATGAAACGCTGCCTGAGATACTTGGTGACCGGGATGCCATGAGTCAGGTGATTGTGAATCTTATCAGCAATGCCCTGAAATTTACACCCACCAAGGGAAATATTGATGTCCGGTTGAAACATAAGGACGGTCAGATTGTATTAGATGTAGAGGACAATGGCATGGGAATCCCCAAGAATGAGCAGGATAAAATTTTCCAGAAATTTTACCGGATACATCGGCCGGGGACACAGATACAGGGAACAGGTCTGGGTTTATCCATTGTGATGGAGATTATCGAGAAACACAAGGGAAAAATTGAAATCTTTAGCGAAGAAAACATGGGAAGTCTGTTTAGAATATCCCTGCCGGTTTTTGGAAACTAA